The sequence below is a genomic window from Piliocolobus tephrosceles isolate RC106 chromosome 8, ASM277652v3, whole genome shotgun sequence.
NNNNNNNNNNNNNNNNNNNNNNNNNNNNNNNNNNNNNNNNNNNNNNNNNNNNNNNNNNNNNNNNNNNNNNNNNNNNNNNNNNNNNNNNNNNNNNNNNNNNNNNNNNNNNNNNNNNNNNNNNNNNNNNNNNNNNNNNNNNNNNNNNNNNNNNNNNNNNNNNNNNNNNNNNNNNNNNNNNNNNNNNNNNNNNNNNNNNNNNNNNNNNNNNNNNNNNNNNNNNNNNNNNNNNNNNNNNNNNNNNNNNNNNNNNNNNNNNNNNNNNNNNNNNNNNNNNNNNNNNNNNNNNNNNNNNNNNNNNNNNNNNNNNNNNNNNNNNNNNNNNNNNNNNNNNNNNNNNNNNNNNNNNNNNNNNNNNNNNNNNNNNNNNNNNNNNNNNNNNNNNNNNNNNNNNNNNNNNNNNNNNNNNNNNNNNNNNNNNNNNNNNNNNNNNNNNNNNNNNNNNNNNNNNNNNNNNNNNNNNNNNNNNNNNNNNNNNNNNNNNNNNNNNNNNNNNNNNNNNNNNNNNNNNNNNNNNNNNNNNNNNNNNNNNNNNNNNNNNNNNNNNNNNNNNNNNNNNNNNNNNNNNNNNNNNNNNNNNNNNNNNNNNNNNNNNNNNNNNNNNNNNNNNNNNNNNNNNNNNNNNNNNNNNNNNNNNNNNNNNNNNNNNNNNNNNNNNNNNNNNNNNNNNNNNNNNNNNNNNNNNNNNNNNNNNNNNNNNNNNNNNNNNNNNNNNNNNNNNNNNNNNNNNNNNNNNNNNNNNNNNNNNNNNNNNNNNNNNNNNNNNNNNNNNNNNNNNNNNNNNNNNNNNNNNNNNNNNNNNNNNNNNNNNNNNNNNNNNNNNNNNNNNNNNNNNNNNNNNNNNNNNNNNNNNNNNNNNNNNNNNNNNNNNNNNNNNNNNNNNNNNNNNNNNNNNNNNNNNNNNNNNNNNNNNNNNNNNNNNNNNNNNNNNNNNNNNNNNNNNNNNNNNNNNNNNNNNNNNNNNNNNNNNNNNNNNNNNNNNNNNNNNNNNNNNNNNNNNNNNNNNNNNNNNNNNNNNNNNNNNNNNNNNNNNNNNNNNNNNNNNNNNNNNNNNNNNNNNNNNNNNNNNNNNNNNNNNNNNNNNNNNNNNNNNNNNNNNNNNNNNNNNNNNNNNNNNNNNNNNNNNNNNNNNNNNNNNNNNNNNNNNNNNNNNNNNNNNNNNNNNNNNNNNNNNNNNNNNNNNNNNNNNNNNNNNNNNNNNNNNNNNNNNNNNNNNNNNNNNNNNNNNNNNNNNNNNNNNNNNNNNNNNNNNNNNNNNNNNNNNNNNNNNNNNNNNNNNNNNNNNNNNNNNNNNNNNNNNNNNNNNNNNNNNNNNNNNNNNNNNNNNNNNNNNNNNNNNNNNNNNNNNNNNNNNNNNNNNNNNNNNNNNNNNNNNNNNNNNNNNNNNNNNNNNNNNNNNNNNNNNNNNNNNNNNNNNNNNNNNNNNNNNNNNNNNNNNNNNNNNNNNNNNNNNNNNNNNNNNNNNNNNNNNNNNNNNNNNNNNNNNNNNNNNNNNNNNNNNNNNNNNNNNNNNNNNNNNNNNNNNNNNNNNNNNNNNNNNNNNNNNNNNNNNNNNNNNNNNNNNNNNNNNNNNNNNNNNNNNNNNNNNNNNNNNNNNNNNNNNNNNNNNNNNNNNNNNNNNNNNNNNNNNNNNNNNNNNNNNNNNNNNNNNNNNNNNNNNNNNNNNNNNNNNNNNNNNNNNNNNNNNNNNNNNNNNNNNNNNNNNNNNNNNNNNNNNNNNNNNNNNNNNNNNNNNNNNNNNNNNNNNNNNNNNNNNNNNNNNNNNNNNNNNNNNNNNNNNNNNNNNNNNNNNNNNNNNNNNNNNNNNNNNNNNNNNNNNNNNNNNNNNNNNNNNNNNNNNNNNNNNNNNNNNNNNNNNNNNNNNNNNNNNNNNNNNNNNNNNNNNNNNNNNNNNNNNNNNNNNNNNNNNNNNNNNNNNNNNNNNNNNNNNNNNNNNNNNNNNNNNNNNNNNNNNNNNNNNNNNNNNNNNNNNNNNNNNNNNNNNNNNNNNNNNNNNNNNNNNNNNNNNNNNNNNNNNNNNNNNNNNNNNNNNNNNNNNNNNNNNNNNNNNNNNNNNNNNNNNNNNNNNNNNNNNNNNNNNNNNNNNNNNNNNNNNNNNNNNNNNNNNNNNNNNNNNNNNNNNNNNNNNNNNNNNNNNNNNNNNNNNNNNNNNNNNNNNNNNNNNNNNNNNNNNNNNNNNNNNNNNNNNNNNNNNNNNNNNNNNNNNNNNNNNNNNNNNNNNNNNNNNNNNNNNNNNNNNNNNNNNNNNNNNNNNNNNNNNNNNNNNNNNNNNNNNNNNNNNNNNNNNNNNNNNNNNNNNNNNNNNNNNNNNNNNNNNNNNNNNNNNNNNNNNNNNNNNNNNNNNNNNNNNNNNNNNNNNNNNNNNNNNNNNNNNNNNNNNNNNNNNNNNNNNNNNNNNNNNNNNNNNNNNNNNNNNNNNNNNNNNNNNNNNNNNNNNNNNNNNNNNNNNNNNNNNNNNNNNNNNNNNNNNNNNNNNNNNNNNNNNNNNNNNNNNNNNNNNNNNNNNNNNNNNNNNNNNNNNNNNNNNNNNNNNNNNNNNNNNNNNNNNNNNNNNNNNNNNNNNNNNNNNNNNNNNNNNNNNNNNNNNNNNNNNNNNNNNNNNNNNNNNNNNNNNNNNNNNNNNNNNNNNNNNNNNNNNNNNNNNNNNNNNNNNNNNNNNNNNNNNNNNNNNNNNNNNNNNNNNNNNNNNNNNNNNNNNNNNNNNNNNNNNNNNNNNNNNNNNNNNNNNNNNNNNNNNNNNNNNNNNNNNNNNNNNNNNNNNNNNNNNNNNNNNNNNNNNNNNNNNNNNNNNNNNNNNNNNNNNNNNNNNNNNNNNNNNNNNNNNNNNNNNNNNNNNNNNNNNNNNNNNNNNNNNNNNNNNNNNNNNNNNNNNNNNNNNNNNNNNNNNNNNNNNNNNNNNNNNNNNNNNNNNNNNNNNNNNNNNNNNNNNNNNNNNNNNNNNNNNNCAGGTGTTTCTAGTTTAGAAACTTGAAAGGCAGAATGTGTTTTTGCGTCTTCTAGGAGGGTTTGCTGAGGACCGGACCACGTAAGCCTGAGTGGATCCGGACTCAGCTGCAGCCCTTACCTGCCTCGTGCTGATGATCTATGCATGCAGCAGACACATCCACTGTCCTGTGTGCGGGTTTTTAAAACAGTTGCCCTGGATGAAACTGAATAAACCAGTGACGATATTCAAAGTCTTTCTGTTCTTGGGGGGACGCTGTGGGCAGAGGGGATAAACTGCAGCCCCTGGCCCTCCCCTGGCATCTGCTGACTGGGGGACCCCCATCATGGCATAAAAACCTTCTCCTGTAGCGCCCTCTGGCCTCCTGTCACTGGCCAGTGTCCTCCCAGGCTGCCCCGGGAAGGGGGCGTGGACATCTCTAGAATGGAAGCAGGGTGCTCAGGTCCGGATACGCTGCCATGGGGCTCCAGCCAGGTAGGACCCCGAGAGCACAGGGTGCCTCTGCCTGCCGCTTCCCCTCCCAGACAGGTCCCTCTCTTTCCAGAAACAAAGGAGGGGCAGCCCCAGAGGGTGGTTGAGTGACAACAGAGCCCACCTGGACAGGGTCGGCTTGGAGGTCCCCCCAGTCCCTTCAGGAGAGGAGCCACTGGAGCACTGGTCACCTTGGGACGTTCTCCAGCCCCAGGTCACTGTGGGGCAGCGGGAACAGGTGGGTCCCTCCTGTGGGCTGGTGGCACGCTAGGACGCAccagacagcttttttttttttattcagagtggctctgtcacccgagctggaatgcggtggcatgatcttggctcactgcaacctccttcctctgggttcaagtgatcttgtgcctcagcctccccagcagctgggatgacaggcacacaccaccatgcttggctaatttttgtatttttagtagagacggggtttcaccatgttggtcaggttggtctcgaactcctgaccttgtgatctgcccacctcggcctcccaaagtgctgggattagaggtgtgagccactgcgcccagcctgtgtttttaaaaatatagatttattttagAGACGGTCTGGCTCTATTGCGCAGGCCGGAGCcaaagtgcagtggtacaatcacagctctctgcaggcTCCAGCTTCTGGgcacaagccatcctcccacctcagcctcccaagtagctgggactacaggtgcacacaccaccatgcccagctaatgttttttgtagagatgggatcttgctatgttgctcagtgtggtcttgaacttctggcctcaagcgatcctcctgccttggcctctgaaagtgctgggattacaggtgtgagccaccatgcctggtcggTTCTGTATTTTGTCGCCCACTGAGGTAGAGGCCCTCTTCTAGgaaagaatttgttttattttgttttgttttgttttttcgagacagtctctctctatcgcccagattggagtgcagtggcacgatctcagctcgctgcaacctccacttcctgggttcaagcaattctcctgcctcagcctcctgaaaagctgggactacaggcgtgcatcaccaccatgcccagttaattgttgttgttgttttttgagatggagtttcactcttgttgtccaggctggagggcagtggcacgatctcagctcactgcaacctctgcctcccaggttgaagcaattctcctgcctcagcctcttgagtagctgggattacagacatgcagcaacacgcctggcttatttttgtgtttttagtaaagagggggtttctccctgttggccaggctggtcttgaactcccgacctcaggtgactgcctgcctcagcctcccaaagtgctggggttataggtgtgaaccgccgcacccagcctttttttttttttttttttttttttgtttttggtatttttagtagagactgggtttcaccacattggccaggctggtttcaaactcctggcctcaagtgatctgctggcctccgcctcccaaagtgctagattacaggcttgagccactgcaccaggccttgttattatttttaactctggCACTTCACCTTAGAGGCCGCTAGGAATCAGGTGTGCCAAGCAACTGGCACCACTACATGGAAAGCGTTTAGGGCACTGCCTTGGTTCTGCCAACCCTGAGAGGCCAGGCTGCCCCTTGGGCTGGGCAGTGGCCTCAGTACCAAGCCCCGGGCCAGCAAGCCCACCAGCCTCAAGAAAGACTGCACTTCCGGTGGAGGCTGCCGTTTCCTTAAAGGGAAAACATGCCCCGCCCCTGTCAAGGGCAGGACACCAGTCACTGGCATGGAAGAACCCACTCCACACCCAGCAGATCATCgacacagactttttttctttcttttttttttccagatagagtttcgctctgtcgcccaggctggagtgcaatggtgcgatctcggctcactgcaacctctgcctcccgggctcaagtgattctcctgcctcagcctcctgagtacctaggattacaggcacccaccatcatgcctggctaaattttgtatttttattttatttttatttgtatttatttatttatttattttgagacggagtctcgctctgttgcccgggctggagtgcagtggctggatctcagctcactgcaagctccgcctcccgggttgatgccattctcctgcctcagcctcccgagtagctgggactacaggcgcccgccacctcgcccggctagttttttgtatttttttaatagagacggggtttcaccgtgttagccaggatggtctcgatctcctgacctcgtgatccgcccgtctcggcctcccaaagtgctgagattacaggcttgagccaccgcgcccggccaatttttgtatttttagtagagacggggttttgccatgttggtcaggctggtcttgaactcctgacctcaagtgatcctcctgcctcaggctcccaaagtgctgggattataggcgtgagccacctcgcccggcccaaGATTTTTTGCTTCAGATGCTGCAGAGCCCTGGTGGGGCCCAGGAGGGCAAGGCCCAGACAGGAGCCGAAACCCATGTAGACCCTGACAACctacagctcacacctgtaatcccagcactttgggaggctgaggtgggcagatcgcttgagccaaggagttcgagaccagcctgggcaacatcgcgagaccctgtctctacaaaaatacaagaattaccCGGgcttggtggtatgtgcctgtagtcccagctactagggaggctgaggtgggagaatcatctgagcccagggaggtcgaggctacagtgagccaagattgtgccactgcactccagcctgggtaacacgagTGAGACCACGTCTCAACCCCTTTCCCAGCCAGTCTGTGGCCCACCCACCCATGGGTACTGTGGGATAGGGGACAGGCCGGCTCAACACAAATCGAGGCAGGAATAACCCCAGAGAATGGGCCTTGCATGGAGCTTGGCCCCTACCCCTGCCTGTGAGGGAGGACCAGCCTCGGCCTCACCACCTGCCACTCTGAGCAAACAGGCAGCGCTGTTTCCTGAACATCCTTCAGAAGCGGCTGAAGGATGTCAGCTGAGCCCTCGCTGGGCCTGCTCTGGAGCGGGATGTCTCCAGAAGCCGTCCTCGGAGTCGGCACTTCCCTATTTGGGCGTGTCCCAGTCCCACGCCTCACCGTCCTCTTGCTTGAAGCTCCAAGAGCATGACAGCGGGCGGCCTGGTCTGCTGAGGTAAGCGTGCTGACGGATGCGGAAACTGCCACCCCAAACACAGGTAAGCAGACTTGACCCTGCAGGCAGTAGCTCCTGGGGCCCAGCCCTGCAGAAACACATGGGGCAGGCTGGGCGGAGGGGCTCACACCCATtattcccagcgctttgggatgctgaggcaggaggattgcttttgagcccaggagtttgagaccagcctgggcaacatagcaagactctatctccactgaaaatcaaaacagggccgggcgcggtggcttaagcctgtaatcccagtactttgggaggccgagacgggcggatcacgaggtcaggagatcgagaccatcctggctaacacagtgaaaccccatctctactaaaaaaaatacaaaaaacaagccgggcgaggtggcgggcacttgtagtcccagctactcaggaggctgaggccggagagtggcgtaaacccggggggcagagcttgtagtgagctgagatctggccactgcactctagcccgggcgacagagcgagactccatctcaaaaaaaagaaaaaaaaaaaaaaaaaaaagaaaatcaaaacagaacaAGACAactagctggggatggtggcacacgcctgtagttccagctactggggaggtagagggggaggatcacttgagcccaggagttcgaggctacagtgagccatgattgcgccactgcactccagcctaggcaacagagcaagaccctgcctccgCACCCCGACcccccaccacaaaaaaaaaaaggaaaaggaaacatacGCGGCTACGGGGTAGTGTACGTGGGCCAGGCTGTGGCAGAAGCCTCCCAGCATGGCCTTCTCCAGCCCCATCCTTGTTGGGTAAGGTGTCGCTGTGGATGTGTGTCGCAGCTTCAAGGACAGACCCAACTCTAGTGTCACCAACTTACCAGGTAATGGAGTTTCCTAAAGTGTGCTCTGCTGGAAGGGCCAGCACGGAGGGGGCCCGGGGAGGGAGGTTTCTTGCTCTACAGCGTCCCCAAGCCTCACCAGGCCTCTCCCCGCCAAGTCTCTATGTGCATTGTTCTCCAGATGTCCCTCCCCATTGCTGGAGCATCGTGCAGCGGCCAGCCCAGCCTGCCAGGGGCAGAGACCCTGCACTGGTCCCTGGGCTGGCTTATCTGCTCCAGTGCAGGGATGACCAGCTGGAGCTCTGACCCCACTCACATCTGGATACGCAGTGAGAGGCCCGTTGTGGCCGTGACACTGGGAGGAAGCAGGGCTCCACGCTCTTGCTCCAAGTGAGCCGACCAGGGAGCCAAAGTCAAGGTGGCCTGGGAGCCACTTCCACCCACCTGGCTGCTGGGCTCTCACAGCCACTAGAAACCCAGCAGCCTCTCCCCTGGGTCTATGCGGGGCTCTTCagccctcctgggctcagtggctgGGACGCTGCTTTATACACAGTGCATGGCTCCACCACCTGACAGCTCCCAGAGGGTTCTGGGGGTCACTGTAAAGAGTGGTGCTGGCCCCGAACCTTTCCTATCCCCTGGATTTAGCTCCCAGTAGGTGGTGGGGAACTGAACATTTTGTCTCATAGTGGTGGGAGAGAGGGCTGGCCACATGGGTCCAGgccaccccctcagcctccacagCCTGCCTCTCACCCGGCCACAGGGACAGCAGAGCAGCTCCCCCATCCAGGTAAGCTCCCCACACACAGCCCCATCACAAAGGAATAGCTTCCTGGTGTCGTGGGAGGTGAagagcttttgtttttccttttatttatttgagggacagggtcttgctctgctgccgagtaagtgcagtggtgtgatcatgagctcactgcagccttgacctcgtggtaaagtcatcctcctgcctcagcctctcttaCAGGTGCGCGTCACCACGCCCagacgcccagctaatgtttgtattttttgtagagatggggtctcactatgttgcccaggctggcctcaggcgatcctcccacctcagccccccagagtacttggattacaggtgtgagccactgcacctggccgggaGCTCTAATTTTTCCTACATGTTAACAGCATTatggggctgggaggaggctcTCAGATTTCCCTGCCCTCCTCACATCCTCAATCCCCCGGGGCGTGGGGGTGTCAAGCAGGAGTCAGGCTGAGCCTGACTCTGAAGCTATTACCAGCTCTTTAGTCTAAACTTCAAATCTTCAACCAACTCTGTCCTCTAATCCAACACATTCCCCAAATGAAGGGACTGGACGGTGAGATACCGGGAAACCCCATGAAAATAGATGCATAATAAAggtgaaaatcatttaaaatattcccttttttttttttgaaacactcttgctctatcgcccaggctggagtgcagtggcgcgatcttggctcactgcaccctccacctcccgagttcaagcgattctcccaccttagcctcccgagtagctgggactacaggtgcgagtcaccacacccggctaatttttgtattttttgtagagacgggttgtcaccatgttggccaggctggtctcgaactcctgacctcaagcaatccacccacctcagcctcccaaagtgttaggattacaggcgtgagccaccgtgcccggcccccaatATTTTTTAAGCTCAAATGATCCCATGTCCCCAAGACTGTGACAAATTAAATAACCAAAACAAGAGTGGCCATGGTCCAGGTGGAAGGGGGCTGCCCGGCGGTGCGTTCCTATCAAAACCCGCTCCGGGGTGCGGCTCGCACTGCTCACAGCATGTCACCCATCTTCTCTTGAAACCCCGTGAGTTGCAGGAGGCCCTGTCCTGTGCTCCCCGTTTCAATCCCAGCATCAGTCAAGtctggagccagggaggcggCTCACACGGGTCTTCCCTGGAAGGAGAGGGCAATTCGCAGCAGTTCCTGGCCCAGCTCTTGCTGGCCCCCTCCGGGGCCAAACTCGGCCGACAGCTCCCGGAAAGTGACGCAGACACGGCGGGCCTCGATGTGTCTGCGGTGGATGGCGTGCTTCCACTGGTGCCTTGCGGCCCCCGTGAGGACCAGCAGGGAGCGGGCGGGTAAGGGGAtggccacctccacctcctggcatAGCACCGACCGGCTGGGTGCTATCACGCTGTCCACCAAGGCCTCCGGGGCAGCCGACGGAGCCGAGCAGAGGAGCAGGCTCCCGGGTGCCTCCCGACACATGGACAGCACGGTGGGggacaggaggttgaggctgaccAGCCGCTCCCCCCACAGCCAGGCGTCGTCCAGGTGGGGGTCGATGGCAGAGCCGCGCTCGGGGCAGTAGTCCAAGTTGCACTGCTCGACGGGCCGGAAGCCCTCCAGCCCCGGGTAGAGGCCCATCCTCCGCACCACCTCCCGGCTGAAGCTGGGGAGGCCGCAGAAGCCCTCAGTCTTTAGCTTCTGTTTCCGAAAGTTGACTTTGGGGCCATAGTCCTGATGGATGAAGACAAAAAGAATATGAGGTATCTGACTTTACGAAGATGtctaccacagactaggtgggaAGAATTCAATCACAGTGACCAAGGCAAGCAAAAGCCCCCTGGCTTCATGGAGGTGAAGCAGGAGGAGGCAGACTCAAGGAGACAAAGTGACAGCAaatggcggggcatggtggtgcatgcctgtaatcccagcgctttggaaggctgaggcggaaggagctcttgaggccaggagtttgagaccagtctgggcaacaaagtgagacctcctctctacaagaaatttaaaaattaggctgggtatggtggctcccgcctatcatcccaacactttgggaggcccaggcaggtggatcgtttgagcccaggagttcgagaccagcctgggcaacagagcaaaactccatctctagtaaaaaaacaaaaattagacagatgtggtggcacaggctttagtcccagctacttaggaggctgaggtgagaggactgttggagctcaggaggttgaggctgtggtgagtggagactgagccactgtactccagcttgggagacagaatgagacaccctgtctcaaaataataataataataattagctgggcttggtggcatatgccttagtttcagctactcaggaggctaaggtaggaggatcgccagcgcctgggaggtcaaggctatggtgagccaagattacaccactgtactccagtctgggcgacagagcgagaccctgtctcaaaaaaaaaaaaaaaaaaccacgaaaaacctgtacacaaatgttcacaacagccaaaaagtgACAACACCAATGTCCATTGatagatgaatgaagaaatgaaatgtaCAAACATCCAACAGGATGTCACAAAAGAATGGgtccgggcgcggtgactcacgcctgtaatcccagcactttgggaggccaaggcgggcggatcacgtgaggtcaggagttcgagaccagcctggtcaacatggtgaaacaccgtctccactaacaatacaagaattagccgggcgtggtggtgggcacctgtagtcccagctacttgggaggctgagccagaagaatggcttgaacctgggaggcagaggttgcaatgagctcaggtcatgctactgtactccagcctgggtggcagagtgagactctgtctcaaaaaaaaaaaaaagctacaatgAAGGCTGAGGGGGCACCCAGGGATGCTGACTGTCCCAGTGGCCATAcatggaggctggggagggaggaaagggggtgggggtgaggggacgTGAGGAGGCGGGGTCACTCCAGCCTCCAGTAGAGTCTGGACACAGGTAGGGAAGGGGTGAGTTGGAGGGAACAGCGGGCCCAGGTAAGGGGAAGCGTGTGAGGAGACAGGACACTGATGGTGACAATGGGAGGTGGGGGCGCCTGCAGCTTGGGAGAATGGGGTGCCCGCGCCACCACcaagccagctgcagagaggGGCAGAGAGCCCAGCAGCACATATCACGGGGAGAGGGGTACCCGGGTGCACCTCTGCCCATCAGACACACGATCTGCAGCAAGCCTGGCCGCCCACAGCCCCAGGGTCTGGGGAAGTCGCCCACTACTAACCCTGGAGGTTTGTGGGGTATGGCTGCAGAGGAAGGGGAGGGTCCCCAGCAGTAGGGCTGCCCCCTCAGCACAGCCCAGCCCTCCCCATGGGCTCAGGGCCGGCCTACCTGCTTCCTCCGTCCAGACTGGGAGAGCTTCCAGGGGTCACGGTCCATGAGCCGCACCAACTCGGCTTCTTCCTCCTGGGTCACAAAGTCCTCGATCAGCATCACTCCTGGGAATGGGAAGGCCCAGCCCTCAAAGTCAGATTCCTCTGCACCCACGGCCCAGCCGGTGTCGGAGCAGTAAATGAAACGGTATGTTTTCTGCAAAAGAAACACAGGTCcacaggctgggcaacagagcgagaccccgtcccTGCGAAAAGTTAAAataggctggacgcggtggctcacgcctataatcccagcactttgggaggccgaggcgggaggatcacctgaggtcagaagttcaagaccagcctggccaacatggtgaaaccccatctctaggccgggcgcggtggctcaagcctgtaatcccagcactttgggaggccgagacgggcggatcacaaggtcaggagatcgagaccatcctggctaacacggtgaaaccctgtctctactaaaaagtacaaaaaactagctgggcgaggtggcgggcacctgtagtcccagctactcgggaggctgaggcaggagaatggcgtaaacccgggaggcggagcttgcagtgagctgagatccggccactgcactccagcccgggcgacagagcaagactctgtctcaaaaaaaaaaaaaaaaaaaaacccatctctactaaaaatac
It includes:
- the ALKBH4 gene encoding alpha-ketoglutarate-dependent dioxygenase alkB homolog 4 isoform X2, whose product is MQSPAPASGVALRLLEPGTGVRGKGAQEVAPREPVGVNDRKEAEPRPRAPAPRGLQLPAVPTAAPAHWAPGRRDGGCRRRDPRGPSGMWLQGHPDLSDLRAAARRRPALGTAPSGVMLIEDFVTQEEEAELVRLMDRDPWKLSQSGRRKQDYGPKVNFRKQKLKTEGFCGLPSFSREVVRRMGLYPGLEGFRPVEQCNLDYCPERGSAIDPHLDDAWLWGERLVSLNLLSPTVLSMCREAPGSLLLCSAPSAAPEALVDSVIAPSRSVLCQEVEVAIPLPARSLLVLTGAARHQWKHAIHRRHIEARRVCVTFRELSAEFGPGGGQQELGQELLRIALSFQGRPV
- the ALKBH4 gene encoding alpha-ketoglutarate-dependent dioxygenase alkB homolog 4 isoform X3, which translates into the protein MAAAAAETPEVLRECGCKGIRTCLICERQRGGDPPWELPPAEEEAELVRLMDRDPWKLSQSGRRKQDYGPKVNFRKQKLKTEGFCGLPSFSREVVRRMGLYPGLEGFRPVEQCNLDYCPERGSAIDPHLDDAWLWGERLVSLNLLSPTVLSMCREAPGSLLLCSAPSAAPEALVDSVIAPSRSVLCQEVEVAIPLPARSLLVLTGAARHQWKHAIHRRHIEARRVCVTFRELSAEFGPGGGQQELGQELLRIALSFQGRPV
- the ALKBH4 gene encoding alpha-ketoglutarate-dependent dioxygenase alkB homolog 4 isoform X1 → MAAAAAETPEVLRECGCKGIRTCLICERQRGGDPPWELPPAKTYRFIYCSDTGWAVGAEESDFEGWAFPFPGVMLIEDFVTQEEEAELVRLMDRDPWKLSQSGRRKQDYGPKVNFRKQKLKTEGFCGLPSFSREVVRRMGLYPGLEGFRPVEQCNLDYCPERGSAIDPHLDDAWLWGERLVSLNLLSPTVLSMCREAPGSLLLCSAPSAAPEALVDSVIAPSRSVLCQEVEVAIPLPARSLLVLTGAARHQWKHAIHRRHIEARRVCVTFRELSAEFGPGGGQQELGQELLRIALSFQGRPV